A stretch of DNA from Virgibacillus proomii:
TTGCAAGGTCAACTCGTTTAAATACCCCACTTACTCGAAATACATCCATGAAAAAATCAAACCATGTACGTTGTTGAGCTAATAAAAAGTTTTCAAATTGACGGCAACCTTTACCTTTCAGTTCAAGTTAACAGCCTTTATCTTCATCTGGCGAAACCATGACAACAATGTCACCAAAAACATATTGTTCCAAGTAAGAATAAAACGCATAATCTTCATGGATCATATACTCCATTTTCAATCGTAAGATTTCTTCAATAACTGGCTTCGGGTTCGTTGTTAAAAAACGGATTCGCACGTAATCAAGTAAAATTTCCAAAGGTGCTTCTGGATTAAATTGTTCTAAAATATCGAACACCGCTTGTTGTAACGTTTGGGTCGGTGTGATTTTTCCAGTTTCAATTTCACTTATATACTGCCTTGAAATTCCTACATGTACCGCTAATTTATTTTGCGATACGCCATATGCCAATCGTTTTTCTTTTAATTGTCGATACCAAGGTATCTCATTCATGTGCATTCCTCCCAACAAAAAAGATGTCAACTAAGGGCTAAAAGCTGACATCTTCGTAATACGCCCTAACCCCTTGATGCACAAGGGTTTTTGTGCTTTTTAAACAGTTTCTTATTGTTTTTCTACCCCCCTGTTAGAAACGGGGGGTAAAGCGTGGTTGTCGCCACGCAGGCTTTGCCCAGCACTGCGGCTTACGCTTCGCACGCCGCCGCACTGGGCAGCCTTTATGGTGCAAGTTTCTCTATCTCTTTTAAAAAGTCATGATTCTTTGGCACAAGTGGTGTGTAAAATTCGGTAATGACATTATCCCCTTTATCGACGTATCCACGTCCTTTGATCTGTTTTAAGAAAAATTGTTTTTGAACGTCCGATCCAAACATCATGCCGTATCCTAGTTCGGACATTCTGCCTAAAGCAACCCGAAAATTAAATTGATCACGAATCCCATCCCCTAAATATTTTGCATCTGGCCGCTGACAAGCAAGAATAAGAAAGAATCCAGCTTGACGTCCTAACATGGCAATCTGTTTTAGTTTCGTTAATACAGTGGTACTCTCCTTAGACGCAAGCATTTCCATAAATGCAACGTATTCGTCAAAAACTAAAAAATGAGGAGCTAAGCCCAAATAAGCATAGTTTTCTCCTGTTTTATATCCTTCCATCTGTTTCATTTCTTCACTTCGAGCCATCATCGCTTCATAAAATTGATCAATACATGTCATCATATCTTCCTTTCTATAATAGACATCAGGTATGACCGTGTTTAAATCTGCTAAATCTGCATTTTTTGGATCTAAAATATATAACTTCGCATTAGTTTTTAACAGGGCTTCAATCAATGTAAGAATAAAATACGTTTTTCCACCACCTGTTCCGCCAGCAACCAACATATGTGTTAGCTGATCATATTCCCAATCCATCGATTTCATGAGCTTTAAACGACCATTTTGCGCAATGAAGTCATCAATTGAAATACGGTTGGCAATCATATCATAAAAAAGAACGTACTCCACATAGGAATCATGTAATTCCTTTGACACCAATTCACAATACAAGCCACTTTCCAACTTCTTTTCTAAATTTAACAGTGACTCTTGATATTTACCAAGCGTTATTTCTACTTGAATATGGATCATGCCTTTTTCATACCGATAATACATCTTTGGAAAATGACTGATTTTTTCCTTCGCCTTACTAGATGGGATATCTTTGAAAAACCCTTCATTCATCACTTGTTTTGTTTCATACCACTGATTTTCTGAAATCATCTTTGCGAGCTTTTGTCGATGCATCAATTGTTTTAAATGGTTATAACGATACCAATAATAAAGAAAAGCACATATTGCCTCCATGACCAAACTAATGATTAGTGAAGTGAATCCATATCTACTTACAAAATGAGTTTGAAATGGATCAAGTTCCCACGTTGTAGAAAGTAAAAAATTTACATGAAAAGGGATAAAGAAAACAAGCCATACACCAAACAGTCCAAAGAAGATAAATTGAAAAAAGAGAGAAGCGTTACTCGGTCGGATTCGCTTCCCTCTTCTTCGGTAAAATTTCATTATTTATCTTTGTTAGGTATAGATTTTTGATTGTTAGTGCTTGGTGTAACCGTTTTCCCTTTTAAAACCAAATCATCTGCCTTGATATACCAATCCACATCTGCCCCACGAAAAGTTGCATTTGCGACTGTACCTGCGACAGGATTAATTAGTTCTACTTCTGCATTATAATCAAAATCTTTTAATGGAACAGAAGCAGGAATACTGACTTGAATCATGCGCCCTTGTTCACGAGACTTTAAATCATAGGTGCGTTCTTTTACTTCTGTTGATACCGTACCATCTTCATTTTGTAGAAAAACTTCACGACGTAATGACGAAAATTTTAATAATCCGAATGTCTTTTCTTTATCAATCACAATTCCTTCCGCTAATCTCATCTTTTTTCCTCCTTATGCTTTAACCATATCGTCAGCATGTAAAATATATTATGTGAAACCACGATCACCAATTTTATAACCTTCTGCGGTAATTCTTGCATTGACTAATTTTACCTTTTCCTCATGTTCAAAGAACTTTTCTCCTGCTTCTTGCGGCAAAATCACCTCAATATCATCCGCTCGTTGAACATCGGAATACAGATTGTAACTGCGTGATAAAGTTGTCATGCGCCCATTAATACGACGTTGTTCCACCTTACCTTCACCAGCATATTCTAAGTTTCCAAACGTTTTTTCCATATTTGGAATGACATGTTTTAACTCCATTATATAAACCTCTCTTCTTGTTTTAATTTTTGTTATTTATAAGTAAGCAAGGGGAGAAGGGAGGGGAACGAGAAAAGTGCTTTTTCATTTATCAATCACTCCTACGCTTCTTGTAGTCGATAATCCACACGTCCATAAATCACACACCAAAAAACAACCATGCTTTCTCCATTTCTATCACGTATCAATTTCCCATGAGGAAAAAACGGAAAGTCTTCAATCTCTATCTCACTCAATACAAAATGATCGTCAATCCAATCCATCACTTTTACTTCATTTTCTTCCAAAGAAATCACACTCCCGCCTGTTTTAGACAATAAAAAAAGGCATGACAGATAAAATTTGTCACACGATAGTTTGGTTATATTTATAAAACTTCTGCAATACCAGCCATAATGTATTCGGCACACGGTACAGCAATCGCATTTCCAATTGCTTTATATCTAGCATAATCACTTATCGCTTCGTCTTTATATCCAAGGGCTGTCCATCCTTCTGGTAATCCCATCAAACGTTCACATTCCAATGGCGTAAGCTGACGAATAAATCCTTCTTTTTCTTCTCCTTCATACCAAAATGAAAAATAATTTACAGATCCTGCGAGTAAAGTGGGGAAAGGATCTCCTGTTCTTCCGAAACTTCCATGAAACCCTTTTTCATTTTTTTCTTTGGCTGTACTTCGCATGCGTCTTTCTGGAAAGGGACGGATGATGGGTATTTTCCCCCCCTGCTTTTTGAGTAGATATTCTACTGGCAATGGTGGAGGACTGCCTGCTCTCTCTGCAAGACGTAAAAACCGATTGCAAATCACGGCCTTTAAATAATATTTCTGTGGCACGTGTTCCTCCAAAATCTGCCACGAGGAAGATACGTCTTCTTCTTTGAGCAAGTGTGGGCCTTCCCCAATATTGGGCATCCAACAATCGCCAAGCGACATCAACATCATTCCCTCGGACCATTTCGGCGTTTGCCCAGAATTGAGAATCAGGCATTGGAATTTCGGTATTTGCGAACGATTCAAGCACGGCCTTAAAATCCAGCCTGTTATTTGATGAAAAAGCTCCCATGACGTTTTCCCAAACAGTGATAACTGGATATGTTCCATTCGTTGCACACCACATTTCTTCAATAATTCTTATTGCATGATAAAATAAACTAGATTGACTTCCAGTAAGGCCTTCTCGTTTACCAATATTAGATAAGTTCTGACAAGGGGAACCAAATGTAATGATATGAACAGGCGGTATTTCTCCACCATTTACCTTTGTAATATCTCCTAAATGATGCATGTTTGGAAAATGTCGCTTCGTAATAGATATAGGTGCTTTTTCAATTTCACTTGCCCATATTGGTTGAATCTCGTAACGAGAAGCAGCTAATGGAAATACACCAATACCATCAAATAAACTTCCTAAAGTTAGTTTTGTCATACTCCACCTTCTATTCTCCATTTTTAGGCGTAAAAAAAGACGCTAATTTTAATTGAACGTCTAAATACAATAGGTTTTATTAAGCTAAAAATTATTATTATATTTTATTTATAAAAATTTCAAACATGGTGCTAATCTTAAAGTTAATCTACATAAGAACCTTTTAAAAAATGAATAGCTAACATCAATTTTTTCATGAATTACTAATGTTAAAAACTTATTATACAAAACAGAAACTCACAAATAGATATTTTAACACTAATATTGTGATTCTCATCAAAATAAACAAGATAACGATAGATTCCCTTTTGAACATCTATCCAATTCAAATATATGCTTGATTCACTATTTTGAAGATTCAATCCCGATTCGATGCGATTAAAAACCCTTGATCCTACTTCTGGCATAATATCTACAGACGGAATCATGTTAAAGCTTTCTATTTCGTTTGCATTTAAATTAAATTTCCAATCATACCATAAAGTAGTTACTCCATCTACATCAACATGATCAAACTCAAACCCTGCATGACCTATAGCTAATTTAATAATAATATTTTGAAATCTATCTTTATCAAACGAATAATAAATTTCCTGTTCTACTGTATTAATTTGTGAATCCAATAACTCTTTTAATTTTCTATCTCGTTTTAATGCTTTATCTATTTTCTCATTGAAAAATCTTCGATCTAACTTTCTTCTGAATACATTTATATAGGATGCTACATAAGATTCATCAAAAGAAAATCCATTATTACATGGTTCACAAGCCGATATTGTAGGCAAATTATCTGGATAAGGTTCAATTAAGAATACTTTCGATGGAACATGATCCCTTGTTTCAGCAACATCTCCGCAATAAATACAATAATTTTCATCATTCCTACTCCATTCTGTAAACTTTCCTACTCTTCTATCCCCACCCAAACGTTTAAATTGTTGCATATTTTTCATCTCCCTTGTCTCACTAATCTTAAGCATACTACCTTAACAATATCTCATGCTCTTTTTCGTTTCCTTTTACTAGATTCATCTATATCTGTTTATTTTAATCGTTTTAATAATCATCAAAATAGTATCAAGCAAATGTTTTAACTTCAAATACACTTAGGGAGTAGCCGTTGATAAAGCTATATCAATTAACTCATCTTTCTGAATATAGGAGTTTTAGAATCAGGTGGAATAACAGGTGGATTAACTTTTATACTGAGTGGCATAGAAAAATCTACACCTGTTAGGATAGCTTCACCTTCACCTAAAACTGGTAAAAAGTCTAGTATTGCAGCATTAGCGGATGAACACGCTTGTCTTACTGCTTCTTTGTCGTTATAATTTATTAATCTATGAACTAAAAATGTTCCCATTTGACTTAAAGTTCCTAAAGGTATATCCCTTGGCATTTGTGTAGCTAGGCAGAGAAATAAGCCATATTTCCTACTCTCTTTTGCAATTTGATCAAATGCGGAGAGACTCTTAGTATCAAAATAGTCATCAACAATACTATTATTAAGAAATTGATGTGCTTCATCAATAAATAAAACAATAGGATCTTGCTTAAAAACCTTATCTCTAGCTTTGTTAAGTAAATATTTTCCTATTGCATTTGCTACAATTTCTCTAGCCTGAAATTCAAATCCAATATTTTCAAACCCTATTCTTAACAAAGTACTATCACTTGAAATAAATGAATTGATTCTATCAGTTAAGCTATCAGATGTTAATGAGTTATCAAAATTGAATATAGAATTAAATAAGTCTGTCTTCATTAGGTTACCGATTCTAGTAATCATACTTAAACAATATCCAAAATCCTGTTCATTAATACGACCAAACAATTCCTTATTTTCCCAATCATTAGCCCAAATACATTCTTCACGAATTTGATGTTCTAATTTACTTATATCAAAATCAAGATATCCTGTTTCAATTTCTTTATATTTTAAATACACAAACCTCTCGAAATTCTTTATGTTTTTTCCACTTTTTATTAATAGGTCAGTATTAACAAATTCCTTTATATAATCATTATACTGATCTTCTTGATTTTCTTTATAAACTCTAACACATTTTAATGATCGTATTGCTTCTAATAGTTTAGGTGCTTGAGTTTTTTCAGAAGGTTTAATCAAAAAAAATAAGTCCTCAATAGTAAGATTTTTATATGAAAAATGTATGTCTTCCCCTAATATTAATGATTCAACAGTATCCAACTCAGATAAAGTAGAGTACTCACCAGTTGGATCTAATAATATTGCTTTTGTTCTGTTTTTAGAAATACCTTCAAGTAATTTAGATATAGTCCAACTTTTGCCTTCACCAGTTGTTCCAACAACGGCACAGTGTCTACTAAACACTGATTGTTGAGAGACAACTACTTTCGTATCTTTATTAGAAGTCAGGCTTCCTAAATCTAAAAATAAAGTTTTATCAGATTCTTCTTTTTCTCCAAATCTCAAAACATATTTTTGAATAAATGAACTTGAACATACATAAACTTTTGAACCTATGCTCGGAAATTTATTGAAGGAATTATTAGCTTTATTACTTTCAAAGTAATCGAAAGACAATAATATTTCTATTTTTGCAGTTGGATGAAGATCTGAACTTCTAAAAGATTTATCACTAAGTGCTAATCGTTCTTTTTCTGGTAAATCAATTTCAGAGATTTTCCCAATAAAACCATGATTTTCTCCTTCTATTGTTACAAAGTTACCAACTAATCCACCATTAAATTCTTCACCAGAAAAGAATGTTTTGCTCAATAAAGTTGAAGAAGGGAAATGTACTTTTACAAATTGGGGATTTACATGATTAATATATCCAAGAAAATATTTGTTATCAAATGGATTACTATTAGTCAATTCCAATTCTCCTTTCTTCCGAGCGGTCATAAACATCACATAATGGATAGTATTTTACAAAACTCTCAAATGTTTCATTAATTAAATTAATGTTTCCTGACTTTTCAGCTTTTTCTTTGAAGAATTTATACCGCTCTTTTTCTTCATGAACATCAGGTGAGACAATAAGCATTGTAATACTTAAATTCACATTCAAAGCTTCTTTAATCATTGCTGTAATGTGGGCATCACCAAAACTAAACCCTATTATGATTAGTAGGGTATTCTTGCTTCTCGTTTCTTGTTGAAACCTTGACATCATTTCAAAAAAAGGTTGTCTATAGGAAGACTCATACTTAGTTGAACTAGGATAAATCATTAATGGTTTTTTAGTGTTATTTGTTTTAAATATCTTTCCATTACTCTCTTCCCAATCAATTGAGCCATGTGGCTTGTATAAATGAATAACATTAGAAACAAAATTTTCTTCAGATAATAATCTGTGACTTGCACGTGAAACGATGTCATAATCAAAATATGCTCCATTAAACTGTCTTGGAGAACTAAATGAAAAACCATCTATAATAATATACCCTCTGTCGGAAGCGGCTTGTTCAAAAAGGGTGTCATAATTTAAAGTGAAAATTTTAGTTCTAGCATACTTTGTTTTTCGAGAGGTAAGTTTTTTTATAAATTCATGATGCGGTGCATTTTCAGGAATTATAATATGACAATTATTACGAATAATACTTTTTATTTCATTAATTGTAGAAATAATTTTATTATCAGACGTAGATATTTTTTGGTATAAATCGGCATGTGAAATAAAATCCTCTAAATTAGTATTTTCTTCGGAAACATCTAAAAAGTTTATTTGATTAGCAAATTCTTTTATCCTCTGATAAGAAAGCGCTTCTTTCACTTCATTCCATAATCCAGTCATTAATTTGCCTTGATTAGTTTTACCAATATTATATGAGCTACCTGCACCTGTCAAAACAACTATATTTTCATATTGTTTAGCTAAAATATTTTGATAAGTATTACGCATTAATCTATTTGCGCAGTCTTCAATGCTTTCGTTCTCTTCTTTATCTTCTTCAGATAATATCTTACCATCTACATATACACCTTTATCATCATAAGCGATTGTATTTACATTGGAAAAAAAGATTTTTTTCAATATTGTTCCCCCTAGAAGACTAATAGTTTACAGTAATTATATCACTCTTACAATAGGAGTACTAAATATTCCCATCAACATATTACATAGTCATAATTTATAAGTGAAACATTTAATCTTAAATTTTTTTATATTATGAGTGGTATTATAAACTAATTTTTAACCATTCTATTCTAGGTTAACAAATAATATCGTCATATTTAATAACCACGTCAAAAATCTAAGCTGATAAACATCACATTGATTTTTTAACAAGTAAATGGCGACTTTAAATTTTCTTATCCTACAGCCGCCGTTAAAAGAGCTACTATTAATTATGAACTATCAAATAATAGTTTTATACTTTTTCTATTGTGTTCCCACACCCCAGATCAATTACCACCGAAACGGTAATGTGGTTTTTCAGTATTTTATTTCTCGTTTTTTCACCTTCTCCTACAAACACGAAATGCTTGTGAAAGTGTTTAAAATTAAGGATTTCTATATAGTTTCTTGTACCATAAGATTAATCATTTGGGAAAACCCCACCCCTCCAACCCGCATTCCACCGTTTGAGTCATAATAAAGTTTTGCTACGGAACCCCTATTTTCACACTTTCTTGGTTCAAAAATGACCGTTTTTCCGGCCTTTTTCGGCTGTTTTTTCATGGTTTTTTCGAAGTTGGAATAAAGTTTTGGGAATGGAATAAGGAAAAATTCTAGAATAGATAGTGGAGAAAAGAGGGATAAAATAAAGAGAAAATATTGAATGAGTATTGATTTATTATTGAATTGGATATTGGATAAACCCAGTAATGACAAGGATTTAGGAACATAACTGCATTGAAAAGATATTGGAAAAGACATAAAAAAACTCGGGCTCCTGATGAGGAAAACCCGAGAAATTATTGGATCTATATTGAAAAAGCAAATGTTTATTATTACGAAATCGGTGGTGGGAGTAGCAGATGTTTATTTTGACAGTCAGGTGTTTATTATTGATCTACATAGTAGAAAGAAGAATTGTAGAGATAAGAATTCAAATACCATTTCACCGCTCATAATATGTCATTCTTTCCCTCATAGTAAATGTTGTTAATTAAAATTACTTCTTCCTTCAATAATGATTTAACTTCTCTTTTCTAATCCTCGGCCATCTAAATTTTGGCACATGCTTTACCATCGTTTCATATAGGATTCCCCATTGTTCTTCTGTTAGTTCTGCAACTGGTATCTCATTTTTTAACCGAAGATTTCTTTTCAAACGCTTAATTTGTGGTACTGTGAATGCACCCCTTAGTCCATAATCGAGCGATAATTGAGGATTTTTCAATACATAATCAACCAATCCCCAAAATACCAAATAATCACTATAAGGGACAATCGGATTAGCCTTTCTATTAATCTTAACCATTGCAGAATCTACTTTAGGTGGTGGAGAAAAGTTTTTTCTTGAAATTCCTTTTACATACCGGATATCAAACCACATCCTCCAAGCAATCACATATGGATCTTTTACGTAATTAGATGTGAATCTCTTAGCTGCTCCTTTTTCCATCAAAAGCACACCTCTTTGGAAATTACTTAATGGGTTGTTAAGGAGTTTCTTCATAATTGGTGTTGTGATTGCATAAGGGATATTCGAAACAACAATAAAAGGCTCTCGGGGTAACGAAATCTTTAATATGTCTTGTTTGATTATAACTGTATTTTTTAATTCAAGTTGATCTAATTTCTTAATAAACTTTTGATCGTATTCTACAGCGAGAACTTTTCTTGATCGATTACTTAAATCATTAGTGATGGCACCTTTTCCAGCACCCAATTCTAATACAAGATCTCCTTTTGACATACGAGCAATGTTTATAATATCTTTTATAACTTCTTTGTTATTCAGCAAATGTTGCCCGCTAAAGTTCGGGAAATCTCTTTTAATTCTTTTTGTATGTTGGTATTTTTTCCTTCTTTTTGTCATTAATCATACAATCCTTCCTTAAAATAATTGATTTTCAGCTCTGAACTATAACGCAAAAAAACCACAGAAAAAGACATCTGTGGTTTCCAGTAAACGGAATCAATTATTTTACATTAAGACAAAAAGACATTGCGACGTAACAGAAATTTAAACGTCACTAAACAGGCCTTTTAGCATTGAAAAGCCAAAAAACCGAATACTCAATCGTAAAAACAATATAAGGAAAGAGTGAATAATCACCCTTCCCTCTCATTTAACAAAATATTTTAATGGGGATTGTTAAATAAAATGGACAGACTTATCCCGTTTACTCTGTAAGCGAAATTAACAGAGCCTTCGAACGTATTAAATTACATGTTCAAAGCACGGTAAGTCTTAATTACTCCCATAATATTTAACAACCCTCCTTAGTTTAATTACATTAGATACGACGTATATACTAGCATGGACTATAGATAATTTCAAGAAAAAATACTAGATACTCAAGAATAAAATAAAATTTATTACAGTTATGTTTTTGATTTTTTCTCTTCACAATATCGGTATTATCAATGTCTGCTCTATTAGTTAAATGCTTCATAATTGCTTCCATCGCACGTAAACAATCACTTGTTGCATCTTTTCTCTCCCTTAGAAAACAAATCATATTTAAGAAATATTTAATAACTCTTTTAGGTTTTTATAAGATATTGAGGGTATTCTACTGGTAGAAAATATTAAATGGAGAAAGAAGGAGTTAATTATGTCAAACATTAACACATTTAAAACATTAAATTGGAAACTTATTTCAACACTTTCCATAATTGCACTTGTGAGACCATTTATGAGCATTTTGGGGATATCAGATGCACTTGGTAAGCCAGTTGCAAGTATAACGGCAACAATACTCATTACAATCATTTGGATAACAACAGTATACTTAACACAAGATTCCCACCCCATCGTTACATTGGTTTTTACGGGGATTGGTTACGCTATATTGGCAATTATTATTAGTGGAATCTTATCACCTATTCTAACGGGTCATTTGCAAGGGCCATTAACGAATCCTCGTGGCATCGTTAGTGTATTGTTAACGAATGTTATTTGGGGTTTAATTTCGGGGTTAATTGCTAGTTCATTATTAAAGATTAAAGGAAAGTAAAATATAAACATTTTTTCAAAACACTATCTCTTTCCACTTTATGAGGGATTGGCGTATTTTTATATGCGTTTGTTACATTTAAGAATTACTTAAGAAATAGAAATGGTTTAGGTAGTATTAATTTTTAAGTTCTAAGATTGTGACATAGGCAATTAAATCTGTCTTCGAGCCTTGTTATTGTTAACCCCTGCTAATGGCAAAGTCTTGTTAGTATATGAGGATATAACAATATTTAATTCGCCCAAACAAACATAAGTAAAGGCAGAAAAAATTGGGTTTATATTTCAATCGTCCAATTTAATTCCTTACCTAACAATAAAAGTAAAAGATCAATTAATGCTCATTGCAGACATTAGAATTGGGAATAAAAAGTCGAATTTACAAAGAGTTAATGAATTATGTATGGATTTAGGGATAAGTCATCCATTAAAACATTATCCAAAGAACCTTCCTGGTGGTGAAAACAGAGAGTAGCTATCGTCTGGGTCTTTTTGAATAATCCTTCCATATTGCTAGCAAATAAACCTACCGCCAGTTTGGTTCCGATCGAGGTAGAAAGGTTGTTGAAATGATATCCCATAAAGTAAAATCAAAAAATAAAGCAGTAATTATGGTGACACACGATGAAGAGTGCTTCATGTTGCTGATCGTGTTTTATATATGGAAGATAGTAAACTAATTGATAAGGATTAAATAGTCAAGGCTGTCAAGCAATCTTGAAAGCCTTGGTTTTCCAATTTTGCAAATCTTTATTATAATAAAGCAACGAACATAAGCAGGTGATAACCTTGTCAATAAAAAAGCGATTAATTTTCTCAAATATAGCAGTGATTGTTATTCCGGTTATTGGTTTTCTCCTAGTAGAAATCATTTGGGGATACATACTGTTTGTCATTTTTAATGGAAACCCTACAGGCAAAGATTTAACCCTGTTTATTAGCGTTCGATTTATTGCAATGATCTTAGTATTAATTGTAA
This window harbors:
- the erm gene encoding 23S ribosomal RNA methyltransferase Erm, which codes for MTKRRKKYQHTKRIKRDFPNFSGQHLLNNKEVIKDIINIARMSKGDLVLELGAGKGAITNDLSNRSRKVLAVEYDQKFIKKLDQLELKNTVIIKQDILKISLPREPFIVVSNIPYAITTPIMKKLLNNPLSNFQRGVLLMEKGAAKRFTSNYVKDPYVIAWRMWFDIRYVKGISRKNFSPPPKVDSAMVKINRKANPIVPYSDYLVFWGLVDYVLKNPQLSLDYGLRGAFTVPQIKRLKRNLRLKNEIPVAELTEEQWGILYETMVKHVPKFRWPRIRKEKLNHY
- a CDS encoding DNA cytosine methyltransferase produces the protein MRSTAKEKNEKGFHGSFGRTGDPFPTLLAGSVNYFSFWYEGEEKEGFIRQLTPLECERLMGLPEGWTALGYKDEAISDYARYKAIGNAIAVPCAEYIMAGIAEVL
- a CDS encoding YdcP family protein, producing MELKHVIPNMEKTFGNLEYAGEGKVEQRRINGRMTTLSRSYNLYSDVQRADDIEVILPQEAGEKFFEHEEKVKLVNARITAEGYKIGDRGFT
- a CDS encoding YdcP family protein, which produces MRLAEGIVIDKEKTFGLLKFSSLRREVFLQNEDGTVSTEVKERTYDLKSREQGRMIQVSIPASVPLKDFDYNAEVELINPVAGTVANATFRGADVDWYIKADDLVLKGKTVTPSTNNQKSIPNKDK
- a CDS encoding ATP-binding protein codes for the protein MTNSNPFDNKYFLGYINHVNPQFVKVHFPSSTLLSKTFFSGEEFNGGLVGNFVTIEGENHGFIGKISEIDLPEKERLALSDKSFRSSDLHPTAKIEILLSFDYFESNKANNSFNKFPSIGSKVYVCSSSFIQKYVLRFGEKEESDKTLFLDLGSLTSNKDTKVVVSQQSVFSRHCAVVGTTGEGKSWTISKLLEGISKNRTKAILLDPTGEYSTLSELDTVESLILGEDIHFSYKNLTIEDLFFLIKPSEKTQAPKLLEAIRSLKCVRVYKENQEDQYNDYIKEFVNTDLLIKSGKNIKNFERFVYLKYKEIETGYLDFDISKLEHQIREECIWANDWENKELFGRINEQDFGYCLSMITRIGNLMKTDLFNSIFNFDNSLTSDSLTDRINSFISSDSTLLRIGFENIGFEFQAREIVANAIGKYLLNKARDKVFKQDPIVLFIDEAHQFLNNSIVDDYFDTKSLSAFDQIAKESRKYGLFLCLATQMPRDIPLGTLSQMGTFLVHRLINYNDKEAVRQACSSANAAILDFLPVLGEGEAILTGVDFSMPLSIKVNPPVIPPDSKTPIFRKMS
- a CDS encoding FtsK/SpoIIIE domain-containing protein, whose translation is MKFYRRRGKRIRPSNASLFFQFIFFGLFGVWLVFFIPFHVNFLLSTTWELDPFQTHFVSRYGFTSLIISLVMEAICAFLYYWYRYNHLKQLMHRQKLAKMISENQWYETKQVMNEGFFKDIPSSKAKEKISHFPKMYYRYEKGMIHIQVEITLGKYQESLLNLEKKLESGLYCELVSKELHDSYVEYVLFYDMIANRISIDDFIAQNGRLKLMKSMDWEYDQLTHMLVAGGTGGGKTYFILTLIEALLKTNAKLYILDPKNADLADLNTVIPDVYYRKEDMMTCIDQFYEAMMARSEEMKQMEGYKTGENYAYLGLAPHFLVFDEYVAFMEMLASKESTTVLTKLKQIAMLGRQAGFFLILACQRPDAKYLGDGIRDQFNFRVALGRMSELGYGMMFGSDVQKQFFLKQIKGRGYVDKGDNVITEFYTPLVPKNHDFLKEIEKLAP
- a CDS encoding DNA cytosine methyltransferase translates to MTKLTLGSLFDGIGVFPLAASRYEIQPIWASEIEKAPISITKRHFPNMHHLGDITKVNGGEIPPVHIITFGSPCQNLSNIGKREGLTGSQSSLFYHAIRIIEEMWCATNGTYPVITVWENVMGAFSSNNRLDFKAVLESFANTEIPMPDSQFWANAEMVRGNDVDVAWRLLDAQYWGRPTLAQRRRRIFLVADFGGTRATEILFKGRDLQSVFTSCRESRQSSTIASRISTQKAGGENTHHPSLSRKTHAKYSQRKK
- a CDS encoding SIR2 family protein codes for the protein MKKIFFSNVNTIAYDDKGVYVDGKILSEEDKEENESIEDCANRLMRNTYQNILAKQYENIVVLTGAGSSYNIGKTNQGKLMTGLWNEVKEALSYQRIKEFANQINFLDVSEENTNLEDFISHADLYQKISTSDNKIISTINEIKSIIRNNCHIIIPENAPHHEFIKKLTSRKTKYARTKIFTLNYDTLFEQAASDRGYIIIDGFSFSSPRQFNGAYFDYDIVSRASHRLLSEENFVSNVIHLYKPHGSIDWEESNGKIFKTNNTKKPLMIYPSSTKYESSYRQPFFEMMSRFQQETRSKNTLLIIIGFSFGDAHITAMIKEALNVNLSITMLIVSPDVHEEKERYKFFKEKAEKSGNINLINETFESFVKYYPLCDVYDRSEERRIGID